One window from the genome of Ovis canadensis isolate MfBH-ARS-UI-01 breed Bighorn chromosome 21, ARS-UI_OviCan_v2, whole genome shotgun sequence encodes:
- the SMIM38 gene encoding small integral membrane protein 38 translates to MDSWLGGGTGPDPLLVLLVIILLARFLLWSCLGTYIDYRLGRRQLRKPKED, encoded by the coding sequence ATGGACTCCTGGCTCGGGGGCGGCACGGGCCCCGACCCGCTCCTGGTCCTGCTGGTCATCATCTTGTTGGCTCGCTTCCTTCTGTGGTCCTGCCTGGGCACCTACATCGATTACAGACTGGGCCGGCGGCAGCTGCGCAAACCCAAGGAGGACTAG